The genomic interval CAAAGAAGTTTCCGTTGCTGGGGAATGTTGAGTTGAGCAGTGACTTGGGACTCAGGCGCAGCACCAACGATTCATCGGTTACTATGCAGTACGCTGGCGGCTTCCAGTTAGACATCAAACCGATACACCTGCTGAGGCTGAAGACAAAACTGGATCTCGGATACGTTGATGGACTGTCGACCAATCTGGTCATAACTGTAACGGGTACATTCTAACCCACATTCTTGGGAAGGACGAACGAAATAGGGTCACGCCATCGGAGGAGAACGAAGAACGAAGGACCGCGGAAGTTATTAATTTCGCAATTTCGAAGGTGTGTGGCATGGTCGGGTGGAGTTTCGTAGTTTCGTATTTTGGGTTTGTTTCTTATTGCGCACATCCTTCCCATGTTATAAACTCTGTTTCCATCCCTTCCCGTTCTTGGGAAGGAGACCCGAGGGAAATTCTTAATTTCGTGTTTCTGGTTTTATTTTCGATTTTCCCTTCGACAAGCTCAGGATCTCTGACGAGCTTCTATTTTCGTCTTTCGTTTCTAGTAATCTCGTGTAATCTTGTGGTTACTGGTTTGTTTTCTAGTCTTAGGTGAGGAGGTTGTGAATGAAAAAGCTGTCTGTGAGAGACATGGACCTCAAAGGCAAACGCGCTCTGGTAAGAGTCGACTTCAATGTCCCTCTGGATGAGAATCAGAATGTTGTTGACGATACCAGGATAAGAATGACCCTTCCTACAATAAAGCACATCCTGGACACACAGGGGAGTGCTGTTCTCATGTCACATCTGGGCAGGCCTAAGGGCAAGGTTGTGGACACTCTCAGCCTGCGACCTGCTGCAGAGAAGCTCAGCACTCTATTGGACAAAGAGGTGAAACTTGCCCCTGACTGTGTGGGTGATGAAGTGAATCGCATGGTCTGGAAACTGAAGAATGGCGAGTGTATGCTCCTAGAGAATCTTCGTTTCCACCCTGAGGAGAGGAACAATGATGAGGATTTCGCAAGGAAGCTCGCAAGCTTGGGCGATCTCTACATCAATGATGCCTTTGGAACTGCACACAGGGCTCACGCATCTGTGGTTGGGGCAGCACTCCAGTTCGAGAAGAGAGCTGCCGGTTTTCTCATAGAAAAGGAGCTAAACTTCTTGGGTAAAGCAGTCGAGAGCCCGAGGAGGCCTTATGTTGTCGTCATCGGAGGAGCTAAGATTTCAGACAAGATCCCCGTAGTAAAGAACCTCCTCGAGAAAGTTAACAACGTAGTAATAGGTGGAGCCATGGCCTTCACCTTTCTCAAAAGCCAGGACTTGGGTGTCGGCAAGTCGTTTGTGGAAGAAGGTCAGCTTGAAGCAGCTCAAGAGATATTGAGAAAGGCCGGCCATCACAATGTGAACTTCTTTCTGCCCGTCGATTTTGTTGTGGCAAAAGAAAACAAGGATGACGCTGAGACAACTGTTGTGGCAAAGGAGAGCATTCCAGAGGAGATGATGGGTCTGGATATCGGTCCGCTTTCCATTCGCATCTTCATGCACGCCGTACAGGGTGCAAAAACCATTCTGTGGAATGGTCCGATGGGAGTCTTTGAACGCCGGCCATTCAGAGCAGGGACAGAGGCGATGGCCAAGAAACTTGCTGATGAGACTGCCGCTGGTGCAACGACCATAATCGGCGGCGGTGATACTGTTGCGGCGGTCACAATGGCAGACGTTCACGAAAAGATGAGCCACATATCAACCGGTGGAGGAGCTTCCCTGGAGTTCCTGGCTGGAAAATCTCTGCCCGGCATCGAAGCACTTACTGACGCAAGATAACGCCTGCTCATTTCAAATTGGAAATCGTAAATTGAAAACTGCAAGAGTTCCATCAGTTCCCTGCCCTTTTCCGGGGAGAGGAAAGGGTTTTCGTAATTCGTAATCGTCAGCATAGCAATTTCTTAAAGTGGCTGAATATTTATTGTTGACACAAAGAAGCCTTTGCCCTAAAATGACTTAGTCCCAAATCATAAGAGTTTACTCTAAGGAATTAGATGGCCATCTCACAGACTCCCAAGAGACTCTACTACAGCATCAGTGATGTGTCCGAAATGGTTGGAGTTAAGCCCCACGTTCTCCGCTATTGGGAGTCTGAGTTCAGTCTTCTCAAGCCCAAGAAAAGCAAGGCGGGAAGAAGAACCTACACTCAGAAGGAGATAAAGCTAATCCTTCTCATAAAGAAGCTGCTTTATGAGCAGAGGTTTACGCTTGAAGGGGCTAAGAACAGGATTCATGAGCTGAAGAAGGCCAAGTTTCATCAACTTGAGATTCCATTTGACCAGAGGCTTATCTCTGAGTTTATCAAGGACATAAGAAAAGACCTTGAGGAAATACTTCAAGTCCTTTGCAAAGAGTAGATTCTTGTTAGATGCGGGTCCTGGTCTTTGAAGATTTTTCTCTCACAGCATGCAGCTTCCGTACAAGTCTGTCCTTGTTTTCTCCGGGGTCTAGCGGAGTCTGCCCCTTTCTTTCTTCCCGGTTTCGATTGTAAGTAGGATGTGCTCTCTGCATAGTCTGTGAGGTCTGTGTTTCAGGGTTCTCTTTTCGATTTTCGAAGGCGTGGGGGGCGTGGGAGTGGAATTTCAATTTTCGTCTCTTGTGTCTGGTGACTCGTACAATCTGTGGTTAGTGAAGACCCCTGGAACCACAGATTAACACAGATTATCACAAGATTTCTTATTCTCTGGTTTTGAAAAGAGTTCAATGTATTTCTGTGTTAATCTCGTGTAATCTGTGGTTAGATTGTTTTGAGTAACGGGGCGTAGCGCAGTTTGGAAGCGCGCTTGGTTCGGGACCAAGAGGTCGGAGGTTCAAATCCTCTCGCCCCGATTTCGGCATCCGTTGGATGCCGAAAGAAAACCAGGAATTGAGAAACTGAGAGATTCAGAAACTGAAAACCTGAAAACGTAGAACGCTGAATAACTGTGAACAAGTGCGATGTCTGTACATCTGGGCCTTATGTCGTCAATTTCTTAGTTTCCTAATTTCTCAATTTCGAGTAGTTGTATGTGGATTCTATTTTATAGCAGTATGTCATTTCTGGCTAGGGTTCTGCCCAGAGGAGCTGCGCTGTTTATGGCAGACAGGCTCGCAGAGGGCGCATACTTCGTGGCATTTAAGAAAGCCCGGCCAAATGCCATCAAGAACCTCACCTTTGCCCTCAGAGGCCTGAAGACAGAACACGAAGTGAAGTTCATGATACTTGAGCAGTTCAGAAACTTCGGCAGGTTCATCTATGAGTTCCTGCTGCTGCCCTATTTGGATGAACGCAAGCTCGACAAGATGTGTGAGATGTTCGGTCTGGATAAGGTTCATGAGGCCCTCAGAGCAGGCAAGGGTGTAATTGCCCTTACCGCTCACCTTGGAAATTGGGAACTCGGAGCTTCTGCTGTTGTTCAAAAGAAGATTCCGATAACAGCCATAAGCTTGCCCCATTCGACCAGCGGAGTCACAAGATTCTTCGACAATACACGCATTTCCAAAGGGATAAAAGTCGTGTCCATAGATAAGGCCGCGAGAATGGGGCTAAAGGCGCTCCGGGCAAATCAGTGTCTAGCCATTCTAGGTGACAGAGATTTCACAGGTACGGGGATTACAATAGACTTTCTCGGAGGAAAGGCCACGTTTCCAGTAGGTGCGATAAGGCTTGCCGCAAAGGCCGATGCCGCTATCTGTCCTATTTTTGCGATCAGATCCAAAGACGGAAACTACAAACTGTACTGCGAAGACACCTACAGGGTTGAAAAACTTCCGGATGGGAAACCAGACATAAAGGGTGCCCTCCACAAGTACGCTGGCATACTTGGGGAGTATGTTCGGAAATTTCCCACCCAGTGGTATGTCTTTGACCAGGTCTGGCAGGCTCCTTAGGTGAGAAACTTGAAGTTCGCTGTTCTGATACCTGCCTACAACGAAGAGAAGGACCTCCCACATGTACTCTCCAGGCTTCCGTGTGAAAAAAAGAATATCATCGTCGTCGATGACGGCTCCAACGATTCCACCGCAGCGGTCGCCGCCAAATGTGGTGTCACAGTACTGAGGCAGGGGAAAAATCTGGGGAAGGGGGCAGCTCAAAGGAGAGGCTTCGAATACTTGAAAGATGAACCCTACGACGGGGTGATAACCATAGATGCTGATGGACAGCACGATCCTGCCTTGATACCACAGTTCCTGAAAAAGGCCAGGGATGGCAATTATGACATTGTGGTAGGTACTAGGGTGCTGGAACCAGGCACTGCCATGCCCTTGATAAGACTTCTGACCAATCTCACAACTTCCCTCGTAGTATCTCTCATGTCAGGCCAGAGGATAAGGGACAGCCAGTCAGGATACAGATACCTCTCCGCCAGGGTGATTAGGAACATACCGTTGACGACGA from candidate division TA06 bacterium carries:
- a CDS encoding glycosyltransferase family 2 protein is translated as MRNLKFAVLIPAYNEEKDLPHVLSRLPCEKKNIIVVDDGSNDSTAAVAAKCGVTVLRQGKNLGKGAAQRRGFEYLKDEPYDGVITIDADGQHDPALIPQFLKKARDGNYDIVVGTRVLEPGTAMPLIRLLTNLTTSLVVSLMSGQRIRDSQSGYRYLSARVIRNIPLTTSRYQTESEVLIKAGRQGYRIGEMPISTIYSGQKSNVNKFIDTMRFIGLCIKSLWG
- a CDS encoding phosphoglycerate kinase, with product MKKLSVRDMDLKGKRALVRVDFNVPLDENQNVVDDTRIRMTLPTIKHILDTQGSAVLMSHLGRPKGKVVDTLSLRPAAEKLSTLLDKEVKLAPDCVGDEVNRMVWKLKNGECMLLENLRFHPEERNNDEDFARKLASLGDLYINDAFGTAHRAHASVVGAALQFEKRAAGFLIEKELNFLGKAVESPRRPYVVVIGGAKISDKIPVVKNLLEKVNNVVIGGAMAFTFLKSQDLGVGKSFVEEGQLEAAQEILRKAGHHNVNFFLPVDFVVAKENKDDAETTVVAKESIPEEMMGLDIGPLSIRIFMHAVQGAKTILWNGPMGVFERRPFRAGTEAMAKKLADETAAGATTIIGGGDTVAAVTMADVHEKMSHISTGGGASLEFLAGKSLPGIEALTDAR
- a CDS encoding MerR family transcriptional regulator; translation: MAISQTPKRLYYSISDVSEMVGVKPHVLRYWESEFSLLKPKKSKAGRRTYTQKEIKLILLIKKLLYEQRFTLEGAKNRIHELKKAKFHQLEIPFDQRLISEFIKDIRKDLEEILQVLCKE